Proteins encoded by one window of Lathyrus oleraceus cultivar Zhongwan6 chromosome 1, CAAS_Psat_ZW6_1.0, whole genome shotgun sequence:
- the LOC127074878 gene encoding berberine bridge enzyme-like 8 yields the protein MKLALLLSPIFALLFLSCLTSATNSPHNTFIHCLVNHSQPSHPITSSIFTPSNSLFSSVLQAYIRNLRFNTSTTRKPFLIITALHVSHIQSSIICAKKHNLQMKIRSGGHDYEGVSYVAEVPFFILDMFNLRSIDVDIGNETAWVQTGATLGEVYYRINKKSETHGFPAGVCPTVGVGGHLSGGGYGNMMRKFGLSVDNIIDAQIIDVNGKLLDRKSMGEDLFWAIRGGGGASFGVVLSYKIKLVKIPKIVTVFQIRKTLDENANDIVYNWQHVAPTIDNNLFIRLIIDVVNVTKNGTQNGAKTIRATFISLFLGDSKTLVSLMNQKFPQLGLKESDCIETSWLQSVLFWTNINITEPAEILLDRQPQSLNYLKRKSDYVKKPISKEGLEGIWKKMIELEDAILYFNPYGGKMAEISSTETPFPHRAGNLWKVQYQANWNKAGKDVAEHYINLTRKLHKYMTPFVSKNPREAFLNYKDLDLGINHNGKNSYIEGKAYGVEYFKDNFKRLVEIKTKVDPHNFFRNEQSVPTLPYRKNWNDG from the coding sequence ATGAAACTTGCATTATTACTATCTCCCATTTTTGCCTTACTTTTTCTCTCATGCTTAACTTCAGCAACAAATTCACCTCACAACACTTTTATCCATTGCCTAGTAAACCACTCACAACCTTCACACCCTATAACTTCATCAATCTTCACGCCAAGCAATTCCTTATTCTCTTCAGTTTTACAAGCCTACATAAGAAACCTTCGTTTCAACACATCAACCACAAGAAAACCATTTCTCATAATAACAGCATTACATGTTTCCCACATACAATCATCAATCATTTGTGCTAAAAAGCACAACTTGCAAATGAAAATCAGAAGTGGAGGACATGACTATGAGGGTGTCTCTTATGTAGCTGAAGTTCCATTCTTTATCTTAGACATGTTCAATCTAAGATCTATTGATGTTGATATAGGAAATGAAACAGCTTGGGTTCAAACCGGCGCGACCCTCGGTGAAGTTTACTACagaatcaataaaaaaagtgaAACTCATGGTTTTCCGGCCGGTGTTTGCCCTACCGTCGGTGTCGGAGGACATTTAAGTGGCGGTGGATATGGTAATATGATGAGAAAGTTTGGTCTTTCTGTTGATAATATTATTGATGCACAAATAATTGATGTTAATGGTAAGTTGTTAGATAGAAAATCAATGGGTGAAGATCTTTTTTGGGCTATTAGAGGTGGTGGTGGAGCTAGCTTTGGTGTTGTTCTTTCTTATAAAATAAAGTTAGTAAAAATTCCTAAGATAGTAACTGTTTTTCAAATTAGAAAAACTTTGGATGAAAATGCAAATGACATAGTTTATAATTGGCAACACGTGGCACCAACTATTGATAATAACCTATTCATTAGGCTTATTATTGATGTTGTAAATGTTACAAAAAATGGTACACAAAATGGTGCAAAGACTATTAGGGCTACTTTTATATCTTTATTTCTTGGTGACTCAAAAACTCTTGTTTCACTAATGAATCAAAAGTTTCCTCAATTGGGTTTAAAGGAAAGTGATTGCATTGAAACAAGCTGGCTTCAATCAGTTTTGTTTTGGACCAATATCAACATTACGGAACCCGCCGAGATTTTGCTTGATCGTCAACCGCAATCGTTGAATTATTTGAAAAGAAAATCTGATTATGTAAAGAAGCCGATTTCGAAGGAGGGTTTGGAAGGGATTTGGAAGAAGATGATTGAGTTGGAAGATGCAATATTATATTTCAATCCTTATGGTGGAAAAATGGCTGAGATTTCATCAACAGAAACACCTTTTCCTCATAGAGCTGGAAATTTATGGAAGGTTCAATATCAAGCAAATTGGAACAAGGCAGGGAAAGATGTTGCTGAGCATTACATAAATTTGACTCGAAAACTTCACAAATATATGACACCTTTTGTGTCCAAGAATCCAAGAGAGGCTTTTCTTAATTATAAGGATCTTGATTTGGGAATTAATCATAATGGTAAGAATAGTTACATTGAAGGGAAAGCTTATGGAGTTGAATATTTTAAGGATAATTTTAAGAGATTGGTGGAAATTAAAACTAAGGTTGATCCTCATAATTTCTTTAGGAATGAACAAAGTGTCCCTACTTTGCCTTACAGGAAGAATTGGAATGATGGTTAG